The following are from one region of the Halorussus rarus genome:
- a CDS encoding asparaginase yields the protein MLPHVRVVATGGTIASTPGEDGAAPSLDGSDLLEAVPDLDSHVELSAESVSQVPGFDVDFEVMAAVADRARAAAEAEADAVVVTHGTDTMAETAYFLDLTCSLPVPVVLAGAQRRLDEPSSDAPANLLAAVRAATHPRVDSGVFLAFDDQLHPARDVRKVDTHRLAAFASPNDGPVATLTRDEIRFHREPTSESVSIPNTGESGSVEAPDARVELVLSAAGVDGAQVARAVDAGADGVVVAGTGLGNATSELGEAVVDAIDADVPVVLTSRCARGATGAVYGTPGGGKTLRDAGAIPGGDLPAWKARVRLALALAAAENATGSDRTVDEVRRYFDDG from the coding sequence ATGCTCCCGCACGTACGCGTCGTCGCGACCGGCGGCACCATCGCGAGCACGCCCGGCGAGGACGGGGCGGCTCCGAGTCTCGACGGGTCGGACCTGCTCGAAGCGGTCCCGGACCTCGACTCGCACGTCGAACTGAGCGCCGAGTCGGTCTCGCAGGTGCCGGGGTTCGACGTCGACTTCGAGGTCATGGCCGCGGTCGCCGACCGGGCCCGCGCCGCGGCCGAGGCGGAGGCCGACGCCGTCGTGGTGACCCACGGCACCGACACCATGGCCGAGACCGCCTACTTCCTCGACCTGACCTGCTCGCTCCCGGTGCCGGTGGTCCTCGCGGGCGCCCAGCGCCGGCTGGACGAACCCAGCTCCGACGCGCCGGCGAACCTCCTCGCGGCGGTCCGGGCGGCCACCCACCCGCGGGTCGACTCGGGCGTCTTCCTGGCGTTCGACGACCAGCTCCACCCCGCCCGCGACGTCCGGAAGGTCGACACCCACCGGCTCGCGGCGTTCGCCTCGCCGAACGACGGTCCGGTCGCCACGCTGACGCGCGACGAGATCAGGTTCCACCGCGAGCCGACGAGCGAATCGGTCTCGATTCCGAACACGGGCGAGAGCGGGAGCGTAGAGGCACCGGACGCCCGCGTCGAACTCGTCCTCTCGGCCGCCGGCGTCGACGGAGCGCAGGTCGCCCGGGCGGTCGACGCAGGTGCGGACGGCGTCGTCGTCGCCGGGACGGGCCTCGGGAACGCGACGAGCGAACTCGGCGAGGCCGTCGTCGACGCCATCGACGCCGACGTGCCGGTCGTCCTGACCTCCCGGTGCGCCAGGGGCGCGACCGGCGCGGTGTACGGCACCCCCGGCGGCGGGAAGACGCTGCGGGACGCCGGCGCGATACCGGGCGGCGACCTCCCGGCCTGGAAGGCGCGGGTGAGGCTCGCGCTGGCGCTGGCGGCCGCAGAGAACGCGACCGGTTCGGACCGCACCGTCGACGAGGTACGGCGCTACTTCGACGACGGGTGA
- the yciH gene encoding stress response translation initiation inhibitor YciH, producing MGDDKDISDVSGLPDELGIDEDLGRAEQRLSIRVDERTYGKAMTIVEGFDDASVDVGDLASTLKSQLATGGTVDDGSIELQGDHRERVAEILRDEGFQVE from the coding sequence ATGGGGGATGACAAAGACATCAGCGACGTGTCCGGGCTGCCTGACGAACTCGGCATCGACGAGGACCTCGGACGCGCCGAGCAGCGGCTCTCGATCCGCGTCGACGAGCGCACCTACGGCAAGGCGATGACCATCGTGGAGGGGTTCGACGACGCGTCGGTCGACGTTGGCGACCTCGCCTCGACGCTCAAGAGCCAGCTGGCGACCGGTGGCACCGTCGACGACGGGAGCATCGAGCTACAGGGGGACCACCGCGAGCGCGTCGCCGAGATTCTCCGCGACGAGGGGTTCCAGGTGGAGTAG
- a CDS encoding cation:proton antiporter domain-containing protein: protein MSALFRWLFVAGVLVLLLGLLQKWFQERWWLTEPLTALALGIVAGPVGLQLLNLPPAADSPRVLTQVSRVTLAVADMGVALRLPRGYPVDHWRSLATILGAGMVLMGLISGLLVWSLLGVSFWMAMLVGATVTSTDPIVATTIVTGPVAKRNIPGRIRHFISAESGANDGAVYPLVLLPILLLARPTSEALWRWVTYVIGWQVGGAVVLGAALGYAAARLFQRADMDDIVEQQGFVAYTLALTFTVLGAARLLTVDAILASFVAGIAYRMAPGRQQPSTERDVQKAMTKFFVLPTFVLVGVAIPWAGWASLGWRGLLLAVLVLVVRRPPVVLALARWLRPLQTRKDVGFTAWFGPIGISTLFYAMLAVQRTGSRRIWSIASLLIVASLLAHGLSATPLGKRMPPDPAERR, encoded by the coding sequence ATGTCGGCTCTCTTTCGCTGGCTGTTCGTCGCGGGCGTGCTCGTCCTGCTCCTCGGACTGCTCCAGAAGTGGTTCCAGGAGCGGTGGTGGCTCACGGAACCGCTGACGGCGCTCGCGCTCGGCATCGTCGCCGGACCGGTGGGGTTACAACTGCTCAACCTCCCGCCGGCCGCGGACTCGCCCCGCGTGCTCACCCAGGTCTCGCGGGTGACGCTCGCCGTGGCGGACATGGGCGTGGCCCTGCGACTTCCGCGGGGGTACCCGGTCGACCACTGGCGGTCGCTCGCGACCATCCTCGGCGCCGGCATGGTGCTGATGGGACTGATCAGCGGGCTGCTCGTCTGGAGCCTGCTGGGCGTCTCGTTCTGGATGGCGATGCTGGTCGGCGCGACCGTCACGTCGACCGACCCCATCGTCGCCACGACCATCGTCACGGGCCCGGTCGCCAAGCGGAACATCCCGGGACGGATTCGACACTTCATCTCGGCCGAGTCCGGCGCCAACGACGGCGCGGTGTACCCGCTGGTCCTCCTGCCGATTCTGCTGCTCGCTCGACCGACGAGCGAGGCGCTCTGGCGCTGGGTCACGTACGTCATCGGGTGGCAGGTCGGCGGCGCCGTCGTCCTCGGGGCGGCGCTCGGGTACGCTGCCGCGCGGCTGTTCCAGCGGGCCGACATGGACGACATCGTCGAACAGCAGGGGTTCGTCGCGTACACGCTCGCGCTCACCTTCACGGTGCTGGGCGCGGCCCGACTGCTGACCGTGGACGCCATTCTGGCGTCGTTCGTGGCGGGGATCGCCTACCGGATGGCCCCCGGCAGGCAACAGCCGTCGACGGAGCGGGACGTCCAGAAGGCGATGACGAAGTTCTTCGTCCTCCCGACGTTCGTGCTCGTCGGCGTCGCGATCCCCTGGGCCGGGTGGGCGTCCCTCGGCTGGCGCGGCCTCCTGCTGGCCGTCCTCGTGCTGGTCGTCCGCCGACCGCCGGTCGTGCTGGCGCTCGCGCGGTGGCTCCGTCCCCTGCAGACGCGGAAGGACGTCGGCTTCACGGCCTGGTTCGGCCCCATCGGCATCTCGACGCTGTTCTACGCGATGCTCGCGGTTCAGCGGACGGGGTCGCGCCGGATCTGGTCGATCGCGTCGCTGCTGATCGTCGCCTCGCTGCTCGCGCACGGCCTCTCGGCCACGCCGCTGGGTAAACGGATGCCCCCGGACCCGGCGGAGCGACGGTAG
- a CDS encoding thiolase family protein, giving the protein MDRVAIIGASMTRFGEREAWLRDLLAQAGRECLADAGVGPDDVEHLYVSNMASGEFEGQTGAPNALAHDLGAMPAYTQRVDQTSASGGAGIYAAWQSVASGASEMTLLVGGEKMTHKTTAESTDIIASLTHPVEYKHGVTLPSFAGLTARRYLHEYDAPRESLAKVAVKNHRNGLDNPHAQFRKEVDLETVMESPVVADPLRLYDFCPITDGSAGLLFCPESVAEEHVPEDEYTVVSGIGGATDTHVVHERDDPTVMGGAVESSDDAYEMSGLGPDDVDVAELHDMFTILEFLQSEAVGFFERGEGWKAVEEGVTDRDGDLPINTSGGLKSKGHPLGASGVAQAYEIHQQLLGDAGDRQVEAEVGLACNVGGFGNCVTTTILEEP; this is encoded by the coding sequence ATGGACCGCGTAGCGATCATCGGGGCGTCGATGACCCGGTTCGGCGAGCGCGAGGCGTGGCTCCGGGACCTGCTCGCGCAGGCCGGCCGCGAGTGCCTCGCCGACGCCGGCGTCGGCCCCGACGACGTCGAGCACCTGTACGTCTCGAACATGGCCAGCGGCGAGTTCGAGGGCCAGACCGGCGCGCCGAACGCGCTGGCCCACGACCTCGGGGCGATGCCGGCCTACACCCAGCGCGTCGACCAGACCTCGGCCTCGGGCGGGGCGGGCATCTACGCCGCGTGGCAGTCGGTCGCCTCCGGGGCGTCGGAGATGACCCTGCTGGTCGGCGGGGAGAAGATGACCCACAAGACGACCGCCGAATCGACGGACATCATCGCGTCGCTCACCCACCCGGTCGAGTACAAGCACGGCGTGACCCTGCCGAGTTTCGCGGGGCTGACCGCGCGGCGCTACCTCCACGAGTACGACGCGCCGCGCGAGAGCCTCGCGAAGGTCGCGGTGAAGAACCACCGGAACGGCCTCGACAACCCCCACGCCCAGTTCCGGAAGGAGGTCGACCTCGAGACCGTGATGGAGTCGCCCGTCGTGGCCGATCCCCTCCGGCTCTACGACTTCTGTCCCATCACCGACGGGAGCGCCGGCCTGCTGTTCTGCCCCGAGTCGGTGGCCGAGGAGCACGTCCCCGAGGACGAGTACACGGTCGTCTCGGGCATCGGCGGCGCGACCGACACCCACGTCGTCCACGAGCGCGACGACCCGACCGTGATGGGCGGCGCGGTCGAGAGCTCCGACGACGCCTACGAGATGTCCGGCCTGGGCCCGGACGACGTCGACGTGGCCGAGCTCCACGACATGTTCACCATCCTGGAGTTCCTCCAGAGCGAGGCGGTCGGCTTCTTCGAGCGGGGCGAGGGCTGGAAGGCGGTCGAGGAGGGCGTCACCGACCGCGACGGCGATCTCCCCATCAACACCTCGGGCGGCCTGAAGTCCAAGGGCCACCCCCTCGGCGCGAGCGGCGTGGCACAGGCATACGAGATCCACCAGCAGTTGCTCGGCGACGCCGGCGACCGGCAGGTCGAGGCCGAGGTCGGCCTGGCCTGCAACGTCGGCGGGTTCGGCAACTGCGTGACCACCACTATCCTGGAGGAGCCCTGA
- a CDS encoding Zn-ribbon domain-containing OB-fold protein, with protein sequence MTLDAHRCPNDHLTYPGHELCPECGEEQTETVDLSDETAEVVTWTTSTATPPGVRQPNSLAIVEFTVAGESVRAIGQLTEDTEVEIGDEVRPVYAEELRDPDAGIREAESQKWDGYRFESV encoded by the coding sequence ATGACACTTGACGCACACCGTTGTCCGAACGACCACCTGACCTACCCGGGCCACGAACTCTGCCCGGAGTGCGGCGAGGAACAGACCGAAACCGTCGACCTGAGCGACGAGACCGCCGAGGTCGTGACGTGGACGACCAGCACTGCCACGCCGCCGGGCGTCCGCCAGCCCAACTCGCTAGCCATCGTGGAGTTCACCGTCGCCGGCGAGTCGGTGCGCGCCATCGGCCAGTTGACCGAGGACACCGAAGTGGAAATCGGCGACGAGGTCCGGCCGGTGTACGCCGAGGAACTGCGCGACCCCGACGCCGGCATCCGGGAGGCAGAGAGCCAGAAGTGGGACGGGTACAGATTTGAATCCGTCTGA
- a CDS encoding MaoC/PaaZ C-terminal domain-containing protein, with amino-acid sequence MTPPEEGDTRTVERTFTPEDVRQFADVSGDEQPRHLEPDDEGRLMVHGLLTATLPTKIGGDLEVLAHSMEFEFRRPVYTGETVVCEMATEKVEEREDRYELTSSVICEKEGGETVLTGAVEGLIWK; translated from the coding sequence ATGACGCCACCGGAAGAAGGCGACACGCGGACCGTCGAGCGCACGTTCACGCCCGAGGACGTCCGGCAGTTCGCCGACGTCTCGGGCGACGAACAGCCCCGCCACCTCGAACCCGACGACGAGGGGCGACTGATGGTCCACGGTCTGCTCACCGCCACGCTCCCGACGAAGATCGGCGGCGACCTCGAAGTGCTGGCGCACTCGATGGAGTTCGAGTTCCGCCGGCCCGTCTACACCGGCGAGACCGTCGTCTGCGAGATGGCGACCGAGAAGGTCGAGGAGCGCGAGGACCGCTACGAACTGACTTCGTCGGTCATCTGCGAGAAGGAGGGCGGCGAGACGGTGCTGACCGGGGCGGTCGAGGGACTGATCTGGAAGTAG
- a CDS encoding metal-dependent hydrolase, translating into MFPPGHYGMALALYAVVGYALLRRGYVRDALSGGGIVLAYTLFPDLDGRFDFLVHRGVTHTLWFAAAVGALCVLAVATSLRGRPRREAVRGALWAFFLGSFAVVAHLLADVINPWGVMPIYPVSPALYSLDLVRATSDAANYAMLAGGAAVATAAWLAGRPGRPRPSLARRLYRRVRDRATVAE; encoded by the coding sequence ATGTTCCCGCCGGGCCACTACGGGATGGCGCTCGCGCTCTACGCGGTGGTCGGGTACGCGCTGCTCAGGCGGGGCTACGTCAGGGACGCGCTCTCGGGCGGCGGCATCGTCCTGGCGTACACCCTGTTCCCGGACCTGGACGGTCGGTTCGACTTCCTCGTCCACCGCGGCGTGACCCACACCCTCTGGTTCGCGGCCGCCGTCGGGGCGCTCTGCGTGCTGGCCGTGGCGACGTCCCTCCGGGGGCGCCCGCGCCGCGAGGCGGTCCGCGGAGCGCTCTGGGCGTTCTTCCTCGGCTCGTTCGCGGTCGTCGCTCACCTGCTCGCCGACGTCATCAACCCCTGGGGCGTGATGCCGATCTATCCCGTCTCGCCCGCGCTCTACTCGCTGGACCTCGTCCGGGCGACCAGCGACGCCGCCAACTACGCCATGCTGGCCGGCGGGGCCGCGGTCGCGACGGCCGCGTGGCTGGCTGGCCGACCGGGACGCCCCCGCCCGTCGCTCGCTCGCCGGCTCTACCGCCGGGTCCGCGACCGGGCGACGGTGGCGGAGTGA